Part of the Hevea brasiliensis isolate MT/VB/25A 57/8 chromosome 16, ASM3005281v1, whole genome shotgun sequence genome is shown below.
AAGAAGACCAGAGGCGGATGGCTGCTGTAATCGAGCAGCTCCAAGTGCGAGACAGGTTTGTAAATCTGTTCTGCCTGTCGATCTGCTTTAATGGGTTGATAATTCTTTAGTATTTGCTACATTGTGGATAATTGTCGTGAAGAGATCTATTAATTGGTTTCTATTTGCTTCCGAATTGATCAATTTATTTGGTTTTTGGAGGATTAGAAATGCGTTAGTTCTAATTATTGGGTTAATTTGAAAGTGGCGTAGGATTTGTGATTCCAAGTATGaagttttgcattttattttgctATGCTGTTTATAGGTGATGGGTTTTTTTTCCTGAGTTGTAATTGTGTTTTCTTCTACCTCTCATTTATGGCTTCACATCCCAATTTTGACAATTGATGTTGCAAGTTTGGTTTGTGACTTCGTTGATGTGAAGCTAAAACAATGTTCCCCTAAAAACCTGTGCCGCCAATCATCTGCATATGTTGCATTCGGACGTTATGGGAGCAATATCCCTATTCCTAAGTTAATATTTCTTATTCATGTGTGAGCATTTTACTTGTGATATCTGTACTCTGTTGTATATCTTGCCCcttcattggaaagcttagagctGCTGTTTCTTCTACTTGATACTTGACACATTGTTTTCTGACATTTTGCTGCATATTTTAATTCTAGTCTAGATCTTAGAATCCACGACTCTAAACTAATGCATATATGTAAGCAGTGTGAAAATGCTCATGATACTAAAACTTTAggctgttatatatatatatgacatctCAAAGTTTACTGGCAAAGTATCCAAATACTGTTAGGCTTTTTCCTTTTATTCCAGATAGTGCAGTAATTTTACTGTGCCTTCTATTTGGACAGATCCTaggattttagaaaaatccttatccCAAACATAGCCTATACGGAATTGAACTATCTAATTTTTATCATGCCTGATGTGCATCTGCAGTATGAGGATGTACAATTCAGTTGTGGAGAGATGCTTCAATGACTGTGTGGACAACTTTACACGCAAATCACTGCAGAAGCAGGAGGAAACCTGTGTCATGAGATGTGCTGAGAAATTCTTGAAGCACTCGATGCGGGTTGGTTTAAGATTTGCAGAGCTTAACAATCTTGCAGCTACACCAGACCAAAGCAACTAAACCATGAATTGCTCAAAACACCATTTCATTAATGTAGATGTTCTTTTGTTGTCAATTTTCAGCTATTTTTTCCAACAGggtttttttcatttataaataaaaGAATAGTTAATTTCAAGCATAATAGAAGCCCAGTTGAATGAGCTGTTGAATATTGATTTGAGGTTCAATGTGTAAGATTTGCTTTGTATGTTTTGCATCACTTCATTAAGGATAAGGAGGGAGGAATTCGGAACAAAGTTATCAGAATTGAATTTTTGTTATAGCCTCGATGAAGCAACGGACTATAGAAATTTGTTGGAAAGAGAGCCTATTTTAGCCCAGTTTTGGAATGGCTGCCTGTGTGCTGTACTGGAAACTGCTTTCTTTTTTTGACGTGCAAAAGGGATGCATTAATAAGTCCCAGGGGCATCAACATTACAAAGCATATCCAGCGAAACTGCTCTCTTTCATATCAAACCAACAAATCCATATGATACAAATTAAAACAGTTTTACGTAACTTTATTGATATATGATTTGGCATTGGCTTTGCATATCAGTCATCTCAACCTTTCATCTGCAATTGGGCTAACCTGATGTATCTCTGAAACAGAATATACTCTTCGAGGATAAGATCGGCCTATGTGCAAATTTTCATGTTTCATTGCACACGCCAACGCATCACGAACTTAGCTGAATCAGATAATTCAGatgaagtgtatatatatatatatatatatatatatatatatatatatatatatatatatatatgtatatatattcctGACATTTTATTTCATGGCACGtgactttttttattaattttttttaattaattaattttaattataattaaattattaatttttcaattgtatatgtaaattataaattatttaatatttatactcttaatattataataaaagtcaagttaattatatgtatttatatatttatatttattaaatatatttttatataaattatatatagataaattttaattatttctattataaaatttttattaaaaaagtttGAGaggtataaataataaaaattaaatatatagtaattaataaaaatttaagacattatattatttttatatattaaaatttaaaaatataaaaattaaaattattaataatctcCCACGTATTCTAAACAGCATTTGTAGCAACTCAAAACAAGCAAATACTATAGTGCAACACACCTAATAATTCTCAGAACATTTGCAATATTAGCACTATTTAATCGAATTGATCGAAGTTAATAATTGTTAAAGCATCAATCAAACGTTAATCACAAGGGAAAAAagcataaaaaaatttttaacatttttttcCTATCACTTATTTAAGACAACAATCGAGGGCGCGCCAGAAACAAAAACATAGACACTAAAGAAGAGTTGGGGATCCAAAAACAAGGTTGGAGGGGAGAGCGATTTGAGGTGTGTAGATGTTGAAAAATAAAAGCATCGAGGACTGCTAATTCTAGATGTGGAGCATCGCACCTGTGCATTTGTGCGAGGCATGCCTTAAACAACTATGCAAACAGCACAATTACATTTGAACTTGCTACTACTACAACTAGAGAAAGCTCAAGCCTCTTTCCCTCATCTTTTTCCCCCTAgtttaaacaaataaataaataggcATACAATTAAAAACTGAAGTGCTGCTCCAAACAAAACATTCAACAACGCAGCTAATTTACAGGCCCTTTACACACCTCAAACGCAAATTTTTGAACATCCATTCTTACTTTTTAAAAATAGAAATTTGATAGAGACAAGTTTTCAGACGTGCACACACAACAATGAAACTGAGTACTTCAACCACACCACTGTTGGCTCTGTTTCTCATAACTCAGACTGTGATTAATCCCCTTCGATCCCtgcaaaaataacaaaattggGCCATAAGCTATCAAGCAGCAATTCGTTTCAAAAACAGTCAGCAGTCTCATCATTTTTACAACACATTTGTTTCAAATCATTAAACCAAGGGATAATTCTTAAGTTACATGAAAATACTACATGTGAAATGCAGCACTGGAGATCCTCTATTTAAGGGCATAAAATGCAATACGATATACATGCCACTGAAACTTGTAAGAAATTAACAATAAAAAACATATAGGTAATTGAGACTATCCGCACATATTATACACAGGTAAGAAATCCAGCAAACAAATAGATTGTTTACCTTCACTAGCAGGGGATCAATCATCCTCCTCAAGGTGGCGCTTTTTACTTCTCTTCTCATATCGCTTTGTAGCCCTTCCAACTCGTGAGTCATCAAAGCCACTCAAATCAGAATCAGATGGTGATGCTGGCTTCCTGGTCTTTCGCCTGTGCCTTCTGCCAGAGTCATCAGATGCATTTGATTCAGAATCATCAGCATATCTACGACTTCTCCTCCTATTCTCCTTCCCACTCTTCCTCTTATGATGCCgcctctcttcctcttcttcaGAGGACTCATCCCTCTTTCTCCTTTTCTCCCTCTTCCTCCTCTTCCTTTGACCTTCATcctcatcctctgaatcactaGTGCACCTCTTCTCACTCCTTTTCTTTGACCTCCCTCTTTTCTTCCTTACCCCAGAATCAGAATCTGACCCTTCATCAGAATTCTCTTCCTTAGATGACCTCTTCTTACTACTGCCCTTCTTACCATGCCTTTCAGCAATAATCCTCTCAATCTCTGAATCCACCTCAGAATCTGAAGTGTCACTATCCTCCTCTTCCTCACTCTCCTCCTTCTCCTTGCTTGCAACTGCAAATTTTCCATTACCCTTTATCTTTTCCAATCCAGACAAAACTGCTGCTTGGACTGCCTCTGGATCTTTCTCCTTATCATCATCTTTAACGCTCAAAAAGTTTCTACATTGATAAGCCAGATGCCCAACACGACCACACCTCTTGCAAGCACCGCGAGCCTCATCAGCATTGGAACCAGTGATTCGGGCAAGAGCTAGAAGTCCCTGAAAGCTGGCGTATGCATTCTCCGCCTCAGGTTCAGCATTCAAGGACTTTTCCTGTGAAGAACTATTGGTATCATCCTTGTTGGGCGCATATGGATCATATCCGATTGCACTCTGCCATATACCATGAGTCTGAAGGGCAGCACTACTGTGCACCCTATTATTCGCAGGCATGCGAACCCTTCCTGCTGTAGCCGGCATCTTGAAATATGGAGATCAAACTGTAAGCAAATAGAGAACACCGATTTCAATCAAAACTACCAAAAATTAAAACTGACAGGATattaaactttcaaattgattaaTCGTATCAGTAAAC
Proteins encoded:
- the LOC110662571 gene encoding mitochondrial import inner membrane translocase subunit TIM9; its protein translation is MDKSMLQGLDGLPEEDQRRMAAVIEQLQVRDSMRMYNSVVERCFNDCVDNFTRKSLQKQEETCVMRCAEKFLKHSMRVGLRFAELNNLAATPDQSN
- the LOC110662557 gene encoding CAX-interacting protein 4, with protein sequence MPATAGRVRMPANNRVHSSAALQTHGIWQSAIGYDPYAPNKDDTNSSSQEKSLNAEPEAENAYASFQGLLALARITGSNADEARGACKRCGRVGHLAYQCRNFLSVKDDDKEKDPEAVQAAVLSGLEKIKGNGKFAVASKEKEESEEEEDSDTSDSEVDSEIERIIAERHGKKGSSKKRSSKEENSDEGSDSDSGVRKKRGRSKKRSEKRCTSDSEDEDEGQRKRRKREKRRKRDESSEEEEERRHHKRKSGKENRRRSRRYADDSESNASDDSGRRHRRKTRKPASPSDSDLSGFDDSRVGRATKRYEKRSKKRHLEEDD